In the genome of Primulina tabacum isolate GXHZ01 chromosome 13, ASM2559414v2, whole genome shotgun sequence, the window GCTTTAGTCCATACAATGCTTTGTCAAGTTTGTAAACATAATCAGGGAGAGTGTGATTAACAAAGCCAGGTGGTTGTTCTACATGAACTTTTTCATTTAACAACCCATTCAAAAGTAcagatttaacatccatttgatatactttgaagtccTTAAATGCTGCAAATGCCAGAAATATTCTAATAGCTTCTAACCTGGCTACTGGGgcaaatgattcatcaaagTCTTTACCTTCCTCTTGTCTATAGCCTTGAGCTACTAGTCTAGCCTTGTTTCTTATGATTAAACCGTTTTCATTCATTTTGTTCCTAAATACTCATCTAGTTCCAATCACATGAGTATTATTAGGCCGAGGGACTAGCTGCCAAATTTTACTTCTCTCAAACTGATTAAGTTCCTCTTGCATGACTTCTATCCAATTTGTGTCGAGTAATGCATCATCTattttcttaggttctatcTGAGAAACAAACgcagcatgcataaattcatttatcatttgatttctagttctaagaggaTCTGTAGGGTTACCGATGACTAGCTCGAGTGGATGATCCTTTTTCCACTGgagacatggtccatatggatttGACTCGGTTGGTTGAATGATTTCGTCTTCTTGCTCCAGTGCTCCTTCTTCTATTTGTATATTTTGCGTTTTTGGTTGTCCTCTGGTTCGTGCACCTGTTGAGTTTGTTCTTGAACGATTGGATTTTCTTTTGATACGTTTTCACCTGTTTTTCTCATATCTATCTCATCATCACTGATGGCTTCAAGGTTAGTAGcatcaagattatttattaaatcatttatgCTGCTACTACTATCTTCATGACATATagaagattcatcaaatacaatatgtatggattcttcaacagtgagaGTTCTTTGGTTATAAGCTCTGCATGCTTTgctcactgctgaatatccTAAAAAGATACCATTATCATCTTTTACATCAAATGTGGTGAGATGTGTTTTGCCATTAATATGAATGAAACACTTACAACCAAAAATGAGAAAGTATCCAACTTCTGGCTGCTTGCCGGTCCAgatttcatatggagtctttcatgatttttattgatcatgGAACGGTTTGAGTATAACAAGCTATGTTAAtggcttctgcccaaaacctttgtgaATTACTAGATTCGGCCAGCATGGTTCTAGCTGCTTCCTTCAATGTGCAGTTTCTCCTTTCAGCTACTCCGTTCTGTTGAGGTGATCTTGCAGCTGACAGTTCATGTTTTatgccatgatcttcaagataggATGACAGAAATTGGTtcagaaattcagttcctctgtcACTCCTGATTCTATCAATTGCTTCACTTTTCTCATTTTGAAGTTTTTTGAGCAGCTTGATTAGTTGGGCGGCGCTTTGATCTTTGGAGTTTAGAAATTATACCCATGTAAATATGGAGAAGTCATCAATTACTACAAGTGTATATttctttccccctaagctcattaaGGGTATCGGTCCAAACAGATCCATATGAAGAAGTTTCAGACATCTTGCTGATGAGTTTCCTTCTTTGGTTTTGAATGTTGAGCAGACTTCTTTACCTAATTGACAGGCATTGCAAATTCTATCTTTGGCAAAGTCAATGTTAGGTAAGTCAGATACCAGTTTAAGTTTGCTAATGCtagcaatggatttaaaattgAGATGATTGAGTCGCTTatgccaaagccaatttttattACCATATAAGGCCATAAAGCATGTAGGTGCATTAAGATAATCATCATTCCATTttactttatatgtattttgctCTCTATGACCAGTCAACATGATATTACTAGCTGTGGTTTTAACAGCGCATATGAGTTTTTGAAACTCAACGGTGTAACCATTGTAACAtagttggcttatgcttatcaagttataacaTAGATTTTCTACAAGAAGAACATCTTTAATGAAAACTTTGccgtggataatcttacctttaccaACAGCTCTACCTTTAGAATTATCATCAAAGATGATTGTTGGACCTCTGTAGTTGACTAATTCTGATAAAAGATCTTTatttccagtcatgtgtctagaGCAGCCACTATCCAGAAACCAGATGGATTCCTCCAACTCCTTTTTCTTTGATGCCtgacatttttgaaataagacATTGGTACCCTTTTCTATTTTGGTCCTGAGtttattagtcctttaggaatccaCACTTGAATTATCCTGAAGGATTTTTCATGGTGTGTCCTAAGGTGAGTGCTGTGATATGCATAATCAGGTGGTGTATGCAGTGTCTTTCCTTTTTCAGTATGTTGTTTTGACCATCTGTAAGGccctgtaattaattatccggtaatttgtcataattagaataattattgagttgtaaattaaaataattatttatgccaaataaattcaggaagtgtgttaaaaatatgtattttagaatatcgaagaatttaacgatataaaatacgTATAGAGTTTGaataacacacgagagcaaaaTAATTCCAGACCGGGATAATTgggcttgagttactattttagtaaccaaatacacaatatatctatatttatatacatatacatacacacaacttTATATTAGAAGGAAAGGAGGAATCGGAgagaaggaaagaaagaaacctaATTCTCGTCACTTTCAACACCTTCATATTGGAGAAGCAATCACTTTCCCGTCCGGCGTCGAAATATCGTACGGTTTCAGGGGTTGTCTTCCTTACATCAATAGCTTCATTTTGAACCATGGATTTCTATTTTTGATGCTCGTTTCAGCCCCAATCGAACCCTATTTCGTGGCTGCTCCTGTTCGAGTTTCTTGTTCGATTTTAGGTGAGCTATTGCTTGGTTTTTCTTGGTTCTTTGGAGTATATTGAGCAAGGATTTGAAGCTTAACTTTTACCTTGCTGTTCCTGCGTTTTCCAGCTGGTTTTCAGTTCGGTTTTTGGTCGTGAATAGTGTTTTCCGGCGTAATCTCCGACGAGCATCACCTTGAAACCAATAGCGAGTAGTTAAACTCTGATCTTGGTAAATTTTGCTAATTCCAGCCTTTGTTTGATATATTTATAGGCTGTCCGGGGTTGGGTTTTTACCCTttttgatttaaattattttcgtCGTTCGAAGAGCGTTCTGTTGACGTATTtattggataattgttgtaggtTTGGTCATTGGAAATCTACGAGGTATAATTCGGCGAGCCTATTAATTATATCGAATCATTTTGTGTGATATTGAAAGATATATAGTACGGTTATTATCGTTGGAATTAATCTAAGGATTATCGAGTTGATAATGGTTGGAATGTAAATAATGACGAGTGTGGAATTATTCggcttattttattattttaggctaagatagttcagttgatcatttttgaagatcattttcgtggtataggtatgttacaactcggtaacatacgacggtaaaacataaattatgtgtAATTTCCATTCTGTGTTACATTGATTGTGTTTTTGACTTGTTGACTGTTGTAATttgttaaatgccttcgttgtgatatatgtttcttattgtgacatattattggcatttagcacAGGGCATACTGTTGCGACATTAATGTTGAGCCCaatcgttcttgttagcccattgttgatatccattgttatctggcactgttgtttatctcgaCATCATAGTGTGGCCGATAGGACTATAaacatgagaccgtagatgtgattgaacaattcCGTGGTTAatgcagccttttgaggtgagcgctaggattgtgtcatctagttcgttctgttgttccatcctgttatatcgtatcagctgtatggaggctgAGTCAAGGGTGTTtttcagcacagcttggcatacatcgcatacttggcagggtggcttagctgcatgacgatgtagctcccctgtgttgttgctcgagcattattccagttgttatcttaccgtttgttggctcatgttatcccgattattcgttgagcctttcatgcattgcacattacattttattatatgattatgcatgatttatgattattgttgttattgttgaactgtttaataccagaatcctaacctcagttgttttcTGGGGGGCTGTTGTGGTTgctattgggcaccatggtagatctcccgagttgttttgcagcatcaggccgaggttccgccagtggagctcgggattgaggttggattgcttggttctgttcagtgggGTCTCCCAGTTTGTTTATACGTACGTCTTGAGTTTGTTTTagtcttgtattgtagtttatttgTAGAAGAGATGTCCCGTGTATCTGTAGTGGTACTTGATTGTTTTTGTGATGTTCTGAGTCGACTCTATGATTCTTTtgatctggtgagtatttggtaagttttaatttctgttTAGTCATGACCGGTGCGATTATAGGTTGTTGACTtcgatttttgtttttatgactctagttggagtatattttgatataaactactgcttgagttttcgggatgtcctacttacggggagaTCGTGCCGAATttttttctaggccctgaggtccattttaaagtattttataCATTTTTCCGCTGCAGCTTTaaatcaaaccattattgtttgatcattaattgtcgttagagtaaatgggcctcacatcttggtatcagagcgtaaactGGGATACGCTCGAACTAGAGTCTAGGACAATTAAGTCTTGGCAATAAAATGGTTGTTGCGTCTGTGTATGCTACTTGACAGCATGCTTATGtgattatatgatttgtttacttccattctaatttttttggtgttttatcgtATAGAATGGAGGTAGGTGGAGAAATTCATGTTGATGAGATTCCTTTAGCTCGAGGTCGAGGTTGTGGACGTGGTTGACCTCGTGttcatgttgttgatgataCTTTTGTTGAGCAAGCTACTGATCATCTAGACCAGCTTAGGATGGATGAGTTAGTTGCGCATTTCCATTCTATGCATATACCTCGATTCAGTGGTTCTGAAGGAGCTGAGAAAGCTGAATTATGGATTTCCGAGATTGAGAAATTGTTTGATTTGATCGAGTATCCTTCAGAGCTTCGATTGAGATTAGCTATGCATCAATTGAAAGATCGTGCCAAAATGTGGTGGTCTACTACATTGATGACCTTAGATGCTCAGAGGATTGTTCCATCGTGGGATATATTCAAGCTGGAGTTTAAGGAGAGTTACCGTCCTCCCTCATTTTACAGTTCTAAGGCTTCGGAGTTTCATAACTTGAAACAGGTCGATATGTCAGTAGCGGAGTATGCTGATACTTTATATGCTATGCTGAGATATGCTCCTCATGTGGCTGCAAGTCAGGTTGCGGTTGTTGAAAGTTTCATTGAAGGATTGAATGATCATCTGCACCCTTTTGTTTCTACCGGTAAGCCACTGAATTATCTTGAAGCAGTGGAAATAGCAAAAAAGGATGAAGCTAGTCTTAATATGAGTGGCAATCGAGTGCCTACCCAACATCATCATTCGGGAAGGCAACAGTTCAATCAACTGGTTCTGCATCTCTTCGTCCACGTGAGAAGCATTTTAAGAAGTCTGGTTCTAGTTTTCGAGTTCAGAGAACCGTGATGGATATCTTTATAGTGGACCTTACTGTGATCACTATGGAGGCAAGCATTCCAGTAATCAGTGTGTTGGAGTTCAAGGGGTTTGTAATAATTGTGGTCGGCCGggtcattttgctagagtttgtcctcgtAAGACGAGGAAAGCAGCCCAGGCAGGTAGTGGAGTTCAAAGTAATAGATTCCCAGCAGCATCTCAGTCTTCCCACCAGCCTAGTCGCCCTTCACATCAGTCCAGAGGGCAAGGTGGTCAGCTGAATCAATCACCTGTTCGTGTATTTGCCTTGACTGAGGATGAGGCTCAGGCAGTTCAAGGTACTGTCATTACCGGTAACTGTACTTTATGTGGTTTTATATCACGAGTGTTATTTGATACCGGAGCATCTCATTCCTTTGTTTCTCATGCATTCATCATTTCGTATGATCTTCACACCACTAGTATGAATTCCAATCTATCTGTTGCTAATCTGATGGGCAAAATGAATATCACTGATAATGTGTTGATCAATGCAGTTTTGTTTCACGATGAAAATGTTCTATATCTGAATCTCATAGTTCTACCTATgcatgactttgattgtatcgtTGGTATGGATGTTTTGACTGCAAATCGTGCCACAGTTGACTGTTATCGAGGAATAGTTCGTTTCAGGCCTAGCTTTGCTCCTAAATGGAATTTCTATGGTCGTGGTTCTCAAGCAAAGATTCCTCTAGTTTATGCCATTGAGATGAATCGATTGTTAGATTCTAGTCATGAAGGTTTTCTGGTTTATGCTGTTGATCTATCGCAGGATGAGCGACgaatttctgatatttctgtagTATGTGAGTTTCCTGATGTGTTTCCAGAAGAGATTCGTGGTTTTCCACCAGAACGAGAATTTGAGTTCAGTATCGAATTAATGCCAGGAACTGAACCCATATCTCGAGCAACATATCGTTTAGCTCTGTTGAGCTAAAAGagctgaaagaacaattacaagaTTTGTTGAGTAAAGTTTATATTCGTCCGAGTTCTTCACCATGGGGTGCACCGattctatttgtcaagaagaaagatggtacgatgcggatgtgtattgattatcgacaaCTGAATAAGTCTactgtcaagaataaatatccactccctaggattgatgacttatttgatcagttgcaaggtagttcggtgtattctaagattgatctccgTTCTGGGTACCATCAAGTGCGAGTTAGACAAGAAGATGTTCCTAAAACAGCTTTTTGCACGAGATACAAACACTTTGAATTTTTAGTTATGTCTTTTGGTTTGACCAATGCTTCTGCTgtgtttatggacttgatgaatcgagtatttcgtaaatatctcgatcgttttgtgattgtattcatcgatgatattcttgtttattccaAGTCCGAGGAAGAGCATGCCAAACACTTGAGAATAGTTCTTCGAATTCTTCAAAATAAGCAGTTGTACGCCAAGCTatccaagtgtgagttttggttagatAAAGTGGTGTTTCTGGGCCATGTCATATCTCAACATGATATTTCtgtcgatccaagtaaagtaGAAGCAGTTCTGAATTGGGCACGACCGACCAATGTgccagagattcgtagtttcatgggtttagctggttattaccggagatttatcgaaaatttctcaaagattgctagacatatcactcaactgactcagaaaaatCAGAGATTCATTTGTTCTGATGAGTGCGAGTCAAGTTTTgttgagttgaagaagagattgacttcTGCACCAGTTCTTACCATTCCAAGTGGTTCTGGAGGATTCGTTGTTTGTACCGACGCATCAAATCGAGGATTAGGTTGTGTACTAATGCAGTGTGGCAGAGTTGTGGCCTAtggttctcgtcagttgaaaccgcatgagtctaagtatcatgttcatgacttggaattggctgctatcgtttttgctctcaagatttggaggcattatttgtttGGGGAGCAGTTTGTAATCTATtttgatcacaaaagcttgaagtatATGTTCTCTCAGTCagatttgaatatgagacagaggcgttggatggatcttttgaaagattatgattgtaaGATCCAGTATCATCCGGGAAAAGTGAATGTcattgccgatgctttgagtcgtAAGGTTGTTGATGTTAATTTATCCTCGATTCGAGTTTTTAAGTTACGAGAGGATATTTGCAATTCTGGgttggattttcaaatccaaGGTAATGATGTTTGTGTATCTCATATTTCTGTTGAGCCATAGTTGATTCAGATTGTAAAGTCAGCTCAGAAAACTGATGATCTAGTTCTGAAATCTTATGAGTTAGTATCTCATGGACACCAATTTGGTTTCTCAATTCACTCAGATGATTCTCTTCGGTTGAATGGTAGATTGGTTGTCCCAGATATTCCTGAATTGCGTACAGCCATTCTTAAAGAAGCTCATTGTACTAGATATAGTATCCACCCAGAAGGCAGGAAAATGTACCATATTCTACGGCCTCAGTTTTGTGGAAGAATATGAAAAAGGATGTGGCTGAGTATGTGTCTCTTTGTATGatctgtcagcaagtcaaagcagaatGAATGAGTCCCGGAGGATTACTGCATATTCTTGAGGTTCCTCAATGGAACTAGGAGCACGTGGCTATGTATTTTGTCACGCATTTGCCACGTACTTCTCGCCATTtcgatgccatttgggtgattgtcgaCAGATTATCTAAATCGGCACACTTTATTCCGTATGAGAGGACGTATTTGTACAAGAAGATGGCTCGTCTGTATATTGAAAAtgttgtgagacttcatggagtTCCAGTTGCAATAGTCTcggatcgtgaccctagattcacATCAAAGTTTTGGACAAGTTGCCAGAAAGAAATGGGTACACGACTTGCGATGAGTACAGCTTACCATCCTCAGAACGGTGGTCAAACAGAGCGTATGATTCAGACACTTGAGGATCTTCTTCGAGCAGTGGTTATGGATTTCAAAGATAGTTGGCAAGAAGCTTTACCTTTAGTagaattttcatataaaaacAGTTTCCAGGtgactattggtatggctcctttTGAAGTTTTGTACGACAAACGATGTCGATCACCTCTTTGTTGGGATGAATTTGGTGAGAAGCAGTTGTGTGAAggacctaaaactcctttcttgaaaatttgcggaaaaattaaaaattttctttttaaaagaacttaaatggcctcattcataaaatcactggtgaatcaagtccaatatttcaaaatattgcagcggaagaaaatcaaagttttgccaacaacaacgatttaaaaatatccaacaactaataaaaattgtttgcgaagaaaataacaactgctgctctgaggtcctcgggtgccactactgccgacccaagctggctcactggtccccgccctcggccctggcctcatcagtatctacaacaatcaagtctagtgagcctaaagactcagcatgcataaatcgcaggtaacgagtaaaaatctgaatttaaaatatgcatgtgataaaatatcatgtcctgaggcatactgaaaataatctgtactgagcaattataatacgtgcataactgaactgataatcacagtaaaaatatttgctccttggagcctgtactgaaataactgataaaattttctgttgagattatgttttacgcctgtggccactgcactaagctgaactgatcggtaactggctaccggggaggctgaaactgaactgagctggccggtcactggcgaccgggtggtaccatactgaactgatcggtcactggcgaccgtataaaataacactcccacatagtgaatgaaccacaagccatatcgcataaatctcaaaaataatcattttctattaaatgcacgtaaaataattaactggcgtaatgaaaattcctgtaattttaccaactggattggattggatcgtcccccaggctcgctgcaacctaactgtgccatgaaaaatatgcaatagtttaaacatgaccaactatgcaatttacgttcaaaagatgcgactatgacgcctaatgacttcgcatttaatcatgactccgagccaacctgaaccgacactgaaccgacgtatagtcatgattaaatacgctgaaaaatcataaaataatgttcctaaaatgatagggtcgaaatctaggtggaatggaggcaaaaacacgaaacgctttttcgagagtcaatttggcacattgcaccgtaaattctcgtacgacctcaaaaatgatccaaatgacaaacggtcaaaaacatgaccttcctaactcaatgaggcactgtccagtccaaggccatgggctaaaagccaaccaagaactcaaacgacgcttctgaacagcagcatacttgctgtcaaaaaaatacagcagctgcgcactacaagacttgcattggtttcgagactatcggccattaggggcgtgaaccaccgaccagagactcttaccaacatcccaaggaatgatttgaaccatggctaagggccctaggccagccacaatccgcatcacaccaaatcttaaccgaagggtccaaccgagagcaacgtgtatgcgtgtgtagtgtttatgctatgatcgatgtcttgcgtcgttccagtggccatttgattgaccatggcacgatctagacatctaggagcatgatatgaaccgtggctaagggccataggccaaccaagatccacaacaagccacaaaagaaacgaaccatatgctgaaaaatggaagggccgaatggggaaaggggctgttcttgttgattatttaaaaaccgatgagccatggaccaagccaccaaaagggcgacttagtcacgtcttagacatgctaggg includes:
- the LOC142523059 gene encoding uncharacterized protein LOC142523059; its protein translation is MDELVAHFHSMHIPRFSGSEGAEKAELWISEIEKLFDLIEYPSELRLRLAMHQLKDRAKMWWSTTLMTLDAQRIVPSWDIFKLEFKESYRPPSFYSSKASEFHNLKQVDMSVAEYADTLYAMLRYAPHVAASQVAVVESFIEGLNDHLHPFVSTGKPLNYLEAVEIAKKDEASLNMSGNRVPTQHHHSGSGPYCDHYGGKHSSNQCVGVQGVCNNCGRPGHFARVCPRKTRKAAQAGSGVQSNRFPAASQSSHQPSRPSHQSRGQGGQLNQSPVRVFALTEDEAQAVQGTVITGNCTLCGFISRVLFDTGASHSFVSHAFIISYDLHTTSMNSNLSVANLMGKMNITDNVLINAVLFHDENVLYLNLIVLPMHDFDCIVGMDVLTANRATVDCYRGIVRFRPSFAPKWNFYGRGSQAKIPLVYAIEMNRLLDSSHEGFLVYAVDLSQDERRISDISVVCEFPDVFPEEIRGFPPEREFEFSIELMPGTEPISRATYRLALLS